The following proteins are co-located in the Robbsia betulipollinis genome:
- the lolA gene encoding outer membrane lipoprotein chaperone LolA — translation MKLKFMRKCLLALALSAGAASQAFAGGLDEMHQFVSQVKSASGDFSQRQMKPVKGQVGALEPTGTSSGTFAFARPGKFVWLYQKPYQQLLQADGQTLYVYDKDLNQVTERPLGNALGASPAAILFGSNDLDKNFTVKDGGTKEGVDWVELVPKAQDTQFKRIGVGFKAGNLDSMELYDVFGNVTLLSFQNIQKNPAATADRFKFVVPKGADVIKG, via the coding sequence ATGAAGTTGAAGTTCATGCGGAAGTGCCTGTTGGCCCTGGCGTTGTCGGCGGGTGCCGCGTCGCAGGCGTTCGCGGGGGGGCTGGACGAGATGCACCAGTTCGTCTCGCAGGTCAAATCGGCGAGCGGGGATTTTTCCCAACGGCAGATGAAGCCGGTGAAGGGCCAGGTCGGCGCGCTGGAGCCCACGGGAACGTCGAGCGGCACATTCGCGTTCGCGCGCCCCGGCAAGTTCGTCTGGCTGTACCAGAAGCCCTACCAGCAATTGTTGCAGGCGGACGGGCAGACGCTCTATGTCTATGACAAGGATCTGAACCAGGTCACCGAGCGCCCGCTGGGCAATGCGCTGGGCGCGAGCCCGGCGGCGATCCTGTTCGGCAGCAATGATCTCGACAAGAACTTCACCGTCAAGGACGGCGGTACGAAGGAGGGCGTCGACTGGGTGGAACTGGTGCCCAAGGCGCAGGACACGCAGTTCAAGCGCATCGGCGTGGGCTTCAAGGCCGGCAACCTCGATTCGATGGAACTGTACGATGTCTTCGGCAATGTGACGCTGCTGTCGTTCCAGAACATCCAGAAGAACCCGGCGGCGACGGCGGACCGCTTCAAGTTCGTGGTGCCCAAAGGGGCGGACGTGATCAAGGGGTGA
- a CDS encoding replication-associated recombination protein A, with protein MPDLFTNEPRRPLAEALRPATLDDVIGQSHLLGEGKPLRLAFESGKPHSMILWGPPGVGKTTIARLTAHAFQCEFIALSAVLSGVKDIRESMERARQTLDQSGRHTILFVDEIHRFNKGQQDALLPFVESGLVTFIGATTENPSFEVNSALLSRAQVYVLKSLSDDEMRLLLQRAQAGAPSDAQSEAPSNGKGALAGLTFDDKAVDTLVGYADGDARRFLNLLEQTQTAAQASGVDAIDAEFIGNALTLNARRFDKGGDNFYDQISALHKSVRGSSPDGALYWLCRMLDGGADPKYLARRIVRMAWEDIGLADPRALQIANDAAETYERLGSPEGELALGQAVIYLASAAKSNAGYNAFNRAMAFVRQDKSREVPVHLRNAPTKLMKELGYGHAYRYAHDEPDAYAAGETYLPDGIGEPGWYRPVPRGLEAKIAEKLEWLRGLDRKARRGEGKGD; from the coding sequence ATGCCGGATCTATTCACGAATGAACCGCGGCGCCCCCTCGCGGAAGCGCTGCGCCCCGCCACGCTCGACGACGTCATCGGCCAGAGTCATCTGCTGGGCGAGGGCAAGCCGTTGCGGCTCGCCTTCGAGTCGGGCAAGCCGCATTCGATGATCCTGTGGGGGCCGCCCGGAGTGGGCAAGACCACCATCGCGCGGCTTACCGCCCACGCGTTCCAGTGCGAGTTCATCGCCTTGTCGGCGGTGCTCTCGGGCGTCAAGGACATCCGCGAATCGATGGAGCGCGCGCGCCAGACGCTGGACCAGAGCGGCCGGCACACCATCCTGTTCGTCGACGAGATTCACCGTTTCAACAAGGGGCAGCAGGACGCGTTGCTGCCTTTCGTCGAATCGGGACTGGTCACCTTCATCGGCGCGACCACCGAGAACCCGAGTTTCGAAGTGAACTCGGCGCTGCTCTCGCGCGCCCAGGTGTATGTGCTCAAGTCGCTGAGCGACGACGAGATGCGTCTGCTGCTGCAGCGCGCGCAGGCCGGCGCACCGTCTGATGCGCAGTCGGAGGCGCCGTCGAATGGGAAGGGCGCGCTCGCCGGGCTGACGTTCGACGACAAGGCGGTGGACACGCTGGTCGGCTATGCCGATGGCGACGCGCGGCGTTTCCTCAACCTGCTCGAGCAGACGCAGACCGCGGCGCAGGCGTCGGGGGTCGATGCGATCGACGCGGAATTCATCGGCAACGCGCTGACGCTGAACGCGCGGCGCTTCGACAAGGGCGGCGACAACTTCTACGACCAGATCTCCGCGCTGCACAAATCGGTGCGGGGATCGAGCCCGGACGGCGCGCTCTACTGGCTGTGCCGGATGCTCGACGGCGGCGCGGATCCCAAATACCTGGCGCGCCGTATCGTGCGCATGGCCTGGGAGGATATCGGCCTGGCCGACCCGCGCGCGCTGCAGATCGCCAACGATGCCGCCGAAACCTACGAACGGCTTGGCTCGCCGGAGGGCGAACTGGCGCTCGGGCAGGCGGTGATCTATCTGGCCAGCGCCGCGAAGAGCAATGCCGGCTACAACGCGTTCAACCGGGCGATGGCCTTCGTGCGCCAGGACAAGTCGCGCGAGGTGCCGGTGCATCTGCGCAACGCGCCGACCAAACTGATGAAGGAACTGGGCTACGGGCACGCGTACCGCTACGCGCACGACGAACCCGACGCGTATGCGGCCGGCGAGACCTATCTGCCAGACGGCATCGGCGAGCCGGGCTGGTACCGGCCGGTACCGCGCGGCCTCGAAGCGAAGATCGCGGAAAAGCTCGAATGGCTGCGCGGGCTGGACCGCAAGGCGCGGCGCGGGGAAGGCAAGGGCGACTGA